The following is a genomic window from Actinomycetota bacterium.
CGCGAACCGGGGCTCCCAGACCCGGTCCTGCTAGCCGAAGTCCTGTGGCTCCAGTTCGATGGGGGTGCCGTGAGGTGTGCGGTCGGCGGCGCGCTTCCAGGCGTCGCGGTAGCGCGCCAGCTCGGCCGGGTCGCTCAGGCGCTTGTCGGCGATCAGGCGCTCCAACGCGGCCAGCCAAT
Proteins encoded in this region:
- a CDS encoding nitrile hydratase accessory protein, giving the protein WLAALERLIADKRLSDPAELARYRDAWKRAADRTPHGTPIELEPQDFG